Proteins found in one Aneurinibacillus uraniidurans genomic segment:
- a CDS encoding ABC transporter permease, which produces MIQSWLQGSRLYFRMVGASVRAQMQYRYAFFMNILGWAMSYAGTTVTMWVMLSSFHALEGWTLWELIFLFALAVLSWGVCVLFFVHFRSMDQYIVNGTFDRFLVRPIHPFFHFMAMKFDIGAFGQILFSLVAIAITYGQLQLDWPLWKWGVFLGTVGGGVLIQGGILVLISAIAFWTSRSERFYWVVMFPAKSMMNYPLTLYPHLLQWIVIFILPFAFVNYLPALLLLDKTYPLYSSQWGFFSFPVGILFFWMCYRIWMMGLNRYKSAGS; this is translated from the coding sequence ATGATTCAATCGTGGCTGCAAGGCTCACGTTTGTATTTTCGGATGGTGGGAGCGAGTGTGCGGGCACAGATGCAGTACCGCTATGCATTTTTTATGAACATCCTTGGCTGGGCGATGAGTTATGCGGGAACGACGGTGACAATGTGGGTCATGCTGTCCTCTTTTCACGCCTTGGAAGGCTGGACGTTGTGGGAGCTGATCTTTCTATTTGCTCTGGCGGTTTTATCATGGGGTGTATGTGTTCTGTTTTTTGTTCATTTTCGCAGTATGGATCAATATATCGTAAACGGCACATTTGATCGCTTTCTTGTGCGCCCGATTCATCCGTTCTTTCATTTTATGGCGATGAAATTTGACATTGGGGCGTTTGGTCAGATTTTGTTCAGTCTTGTGGCTATTGCGATTACGTATGGGCAGCTTCAACTTGATTGGCCGTTATGGAAATGGGGCGTATTTCTCGGAACTGTGGGCGGAGGGGTGTTGATTCAAGGCGGGATTCTTGTGCTTATCTCGGCAATTGCTTTCTGGACATCCCGCTCGGAGCGGTTTTACTGGGTGGTGATGTTTCCGGCAAAAAGCATGATGAACTATCCGCTGACGCTGTACCCACATCTTCTGCAGTGGATCGTCATTTTTATCCTGCCGTTTGCGTTTGTGAATTACTTGCCGGCGCTGCTTTTGCTGGATAAGACGTATCCGCTGTATTCCTCACAGTGGGGGTTCTTTAGTTTTCCGGTAGGCATCCTCTTTTTCTGGATGTGCTATCGGATTTGGATGATGGGGCTTAATCGGTATAAAAGTGCAGGATCGTAA
- a CDS encoding ABC transporter ATP-binding protein, whose product MKTIEVKNLSKQYLIAKRQEGMWGAVRSLFHREYITKTAVEDVSFSIEEGEVVGYIGPNGAGKSTTIKMLTGILVPTSGEVHVGGLVPYQERQKNARQIGVVFGQRSQLWWDLPTIESFELLKQVYHVSDQQYRKNMNMFTEILGLDEFFQTPVRQLSLGQRMRADIAASLLHDPSILFLDEPTIGLDVVAKERMRTFIQEMNNERGITVILTTHDMSDIEKLCKRMILIDRGRVMYDGALETIKEHFGTSRILIVDVEQNTSLHIEGVELIREEGKRKWLRFNRQEYTAAQLIQRISERTEIVDISLQEPEIDSIIRQMYERGEYL is encoded by the coding sequence GTGAAGACAATCGAAGTGAAAAATCTATCTAAACAGTATTTGATTGCAAAGCGGCAGGAAGGCATGTGGGGAGCGGTCCGCAGTTTATTTCACCGTGAATACATCACCAAGACAGCGGTCGAGGATGTGTCCTTTTCGATTGAAGAGGGAGAGGTGGTTGGATACATTGGTCCGAACGGGGCAGGGAAGTCGACTACCATTAAAATGCTGACGGGCATTCTCGTGCCAACGTCTGGAGAGGTGCACGTGGGTGGGCTTGTTCCGTATCAGGAGCGGCAGAAAAATGCTCGTCAGATCGGCGTAGTATTTGGACAGCGATCGCAGCTGTGGTGGGATTTGCCGACGATTGAATCGTTTGAGCTGCTGAAGCAGGTGTACCATGTATCGGATCAGCAGTACCGTAAAAATATGAATATGTTTACGGAAATACTCGGGTTGGATGAGTTTTTTCAAACACCAGTCCGACAGTTATCTCTCGGGCAGCGGATGCGCGCCGATATTGCCGCTTCTCTTCTGCACGATCCGTCGATTTTATTTCTAGATGAGCCGACGATTGGGCTCGATGTCGTGGCGAAGGAACGAATGCGGACATTCATTCAGGAAATGAACAATGAGCGAGGGATTACGGTCATTTTGACCACGCATGACATGTCGGATATTGAGAAGCTGTGCAAACGGATGATTCTGATTGATCGTGGTCGGGTGATGTATGATGGAGCATTGGAAACAATTAAAGAACATTTTGGCACATCCCGTATTCTCATTGTCGATGTAGAACAGAATACGTCCTTACACATCGAAGGGGTGGAATTGATTCGGGAGGAAGGTAAGCGAAAGTGGCTGCGGTTTAATCGTCAGGAATATACGGCAGCGCAGCTCATCCAGCGCATTTCGGAGCGGACAGAAATCGTGGATATATCCCTTCAGGAGCCAGAGATTGATTCGATTATTCGCCAGATGTATGAGCGGGGGGAATACCTATGA
- a CDS encoding 3'-5' exonuclease, translating into MNYIVLDTEINGRVWKSTDPMEIISIGAVKIKEEHIRHQPDTYEMFYEYVKPLYTYTDYARKFTQIPRQAIAKAESFGRVIEMFKRWIGEEEYVFIGWSESDKLALIRDCKMHKLEEEWVDRYIDLQAYIKRYRPEADHQQLSLRKAVELFGLPWIGEEHNALDDAINTARIFTLLCKDKPGNLVQEFMRGSICKVYRKCQKCGGFYYPKSNRIRRAKMCGKCFKEMTKARME; encoded by the coding sequence ATGAATTATATTGTACTGGATACGGAAATAAACGGGCGTGTATGGAAAAGCACAGACCCGATGGAGATTATATCGATCGGGGCAGTGAAAATAAAGGAAGAACATATCCGACACCAACCGGACACGTACGAAATGTTTTATGAATATGTTAAACCGCTTTACACTTATACCGATTATGCCCGGAAGTTCACGCAAATACCGAGGCAAGCGATCGCAAAGGCAGAATCATTCGGGCGTGTTATCGAAATGTTCAAGCGGTGGATTGGAGAAGAAGAGTATGTGTTTATCGGGTGGAGCGAATCGGACAAACTCGCTTTGATTCGTGACTGTAAAATGCATAAGCTTGAGGAAGAGTGGGTAGATCGGTATATCGATCTGCAGGCGTACATAAAAAGGTATCGTCCCGAGGCGGACCATCAGCAGCTTTCCCTGCGAAAGGCGGTGGAGTTGTTTGGCCTGCCGTGGATCGGCGAGGAGCACAATGCTCTTGATGATGCGATAAATACGGCTAGAATTTTTACGCTGCTTTGTAAAGATAAACCGGGAAATCTCGTTCAGGAATTTATGCGGGGCAGCATATGCAAGGTTTATCGAAAATGCCAAAAGTGCGGAGGTTTTTATTATCCGAAATCGAATCGCATTAGACGGGCGAAAATGTGCGGGAAGTGCTTTAAGGAGATGACAAAAGCACGAATGGAGTAG
- a CDS encoding SPOCS domain-containing protein — translation MTDHRTQLIPPAKRNSTRVERELFAQVKKICDGIVFISGMVRKTITYTAVINKEEVPNQQIVDEIPFHGIIENEDIKEGEHYTIKEAKIICNVDRREANFGGPINPQTHKHSLAFRLLEKEIIRICIQKEKEQNSFDGVRF, via the coding sequence TTGACCGATCACAGAACACAGCTTATTCCTCCAGCCAAACGTAATTCTACTCGTGTTGAGAGAGAACTCTTTGCCCAGGTTAAAAAAATTTGTGATGGGATTGTTTTTATCAGTGGAATGGTTCGTAAAACGATTACCTATACAGCTGTTATAAATAAAGAAGAAGTTCCTAATCAACAGATAGTAGACGAAATTCCTTTTCATGGAATCATCGAAAACGAAGACATAAAAGAGGGAGAGCATTACACAATCAAAGAAGCGAAAATCATATGCAATGTGGATAGACGCGAGGCAAATTTCGGTGGGCCGATCAATCCACAGACTCACAAGCATTCGCTAGCTTTTAGATTACTGGAAAAAGAAATAATTAGGATTTGTATACAAAAAGAAAAAGAACAAAATTCCTTCGATGGTGTCCGTTTCTGA
- a CDS encoding glycosyltransferase, whose product MKVALLTMFNGLDSSYSLVNVVAEQVRMLLDAGIETSVLVSDICPLDKRYGIFLDKRINWVKVCNHLNGKQIHWQNYNQSEGQVHDTFFEEANAIADDLVQKLGDTDVCFMHDIHYQGWHLLHNIAVRKAQERLPHLKFIAFTHSAPVNRPASPKWPFSARYTPMPNTIYVYPTQSGISALAKQYNVPVERCRVVNNSLDLLNFASDDVKLVAEHLTIMNADILVVYPGRLTTAKKFDKVAAICGAIKKKCDKNVKVVFCDCFPGSDISPQTYKDFVRACGVSFGLENGDMLFTSDIKEFHKGFPRKGILELFSLSNLFICPSYSESFGLTVLEAASKGNFLVLNERVPALEELGKHLQAYFMKWDARNFGFDTRETYHPSEKAYLEEHAQIIMNRIYSNPIVYAKTMARQRYTPHWIWKNQLEPIIHSFS is encoded by the coding sequence ATGAAAGTGGCACTTCTAACGATGTTTAACGGCTTGGATAGTTCGTACTCTCTAGTTAATGTGGTAGCTGAACAAGTTCGCATGTTATTGGATGCGGGCATTGAGACAAGCGTGTTAGTTAGTGATATTTGTCCATTGGATAAACGATATGGAATTTTTCTGGATAAACGAATCAACTGGGTGAAAGTTTGTAATCATCTCAACGGAAAACAAATCCATTGGCAGAATTACAATCAGTCTGAAGGACAGGTTCATGATACATTTTTCGAAGAAGCAAATGCTATTGCCGACGACTTAGTGCAAAAGCTAGGCGACACCGACGTTTGTTTTATGCATGATATTCATTATCAAGGATGGCATTTATTGCATAACATAGCAGTAAGAAAAGCTCAGGAACGCTTACCCCATCTAAAATTTATTGCCTTTACGCATTCTGCACCAGTAAATCGTCCGGCAAGCCCTAAATGGCCATTTTCCGCACGTTATACTCCCATGCCAAACACCATATATGTATACCCTACACAATCTGGAATCTCTGCCCTGGCAAAACAATATAACGTGCCTGTGGAAAGATGCAGAGTCGTTAACAATAGTCTTGATCTGCTAAACTTTGCAAGTGATGATGTTAAATTGGTCGCGGAACATCTTACTATTATGAACGCAGATATACTTGTTGTTTATCCCGGACGATTAACGACTGCGAAAAAATTTGATAAAGTAGCCGCTATATGCGGGGCAATCAAAAAGAAATGCGATAAAAACGTCAAAGTCGTCTTCTGTGATTGTTTCCCCGGAAGTGATATTTCACCTCAGACTTATAAAGATTTCGTTCGTGCATGTGGTGTTTCGTTTGGTTTGGAAAACGGAGATATGTTATTTACCTCGGATATAAAAGAGTTCCACAAAGGCTTCCCTCGAAAAGGAATTTTAGAACTATTCTCCCTATCGAACTTGTTCATATGTCCCTCTTATTCCGAATCATTTGGTTTAACGGTTCTTGAAGCTGCTAGTAAAGGGAACTTCCTCGTCTTGAATGAACGCGTTCCTGCCTTAGAAGAATTAGGTAAACATTTGCAGGCTTATTTTATGAAATGGGATGCGCGAAATTTCGGATTCGATACACGGGAAACATACCATCCTTCTGAGAAAGCCTATCTGGAAGAGCACGCACAAATCATTATGAATAGAATCTACAGTAATCCCATTGTTTATGCGAAAACAATGGCAAGACAGCGTTATACACCTCATTGGATTTGGAAAAATCAATTGGAGCCTATTATCCATTCTTTTAGTTAG
- a CDS encoding protein adenylyltransferase SelO produces MTKGKEIIETGWNVDNSYARLPKSFFTRLNPTPVRSPKLMVLNDSLAASLGLNAQALQSEDGVEVLAGNRIPEGALPLAQAYAGHQFGHFTMLGDGRAVLLSEQITPLGERFDIQLKGSGRTPYSRGGDGRAALGPMLREYIISEAMHALGIPTTRSLAVVTTGESVIRETDLPGAVLTRVAASHLRVGTFQYAANWGTDEELRVLADYTLQRHYPDVEVDEHRYLSLLQEVIKRQAGLIAKWQLVGFIHGVMNTDNMTISGETIDYGPCAFMDAYDPATVFSSIDRHGRYAYGNQPHIGVWNLARFAETLLPLLHADQDEAIKLAEDALSNFAELYQRNWLSGMRAKLGIFNEETQDESLIEDLLSMMQKYRADYTNTFRALTFDKLEDAVLFGTPEFVQWHEKWQARLGRQEESKASSHELMRNSNPALIPRNHRVEAALEAAVKQGDYSVMERLLAVLSNPYAHSPEQAEYATLPEPSDRPYRTFCGT; encoded by the coding sequence ATGACAAAGGGAAAAGAAATAATCGAAACAGGATGGAACGTAGACAACAGTTATGCACGTCTGCCGAAATCATTTTTTACCCGCCTCAACCCAACCCCTGTACGCTCACCGAAGTTAATGGTGCTCAATGATTCGCTGGCAGCATCCCTCGGGTTAAATGCCCAGGCACTGCAAAGCGAAGATGGGGTAGAAGTGCTTGCTGGCAATCGGATTCCTGAAGGCGCCCTGCCTCTTGCTCAAGCTTATGCAGGGCATCAATTTGGGCATTTTACGATGCTAGGGGACGGTCGGGCTGTACTGCTTAGCGAACAAATTACCCCTTTAGGCGAACGGTTTGATATTCAGCTTAAAGGTTCGGGCCGAACACCCTATTCCCGCGGGGGAGATGGGCGAGCGGCACTTGGACCGATGCTGCGCGAATACATCATTAGTGAAGCCATGCATGCGCTTGGGATTCCTACCACCCGTAGTCTAGCGGTGGTGACAACCGGTGAGTCCGTCATCCGTGAAACCGATTTGCCTGGGGCAGTTTTGACCCGCGTGGCTGCGAGTCACCTGCGCGTTGGCACCTTCCAATACGCTGCAAACTGGGGCACAGATGAGGAACTACGGGTCTTGGCTGACTACACACTACAGCGTCATTATCCAGACGTGGAAGTAGATGAGCATCGCTATCTTTCGTTACTTCAGGAAGTGATTAAGCGTCAGGCTGGGCTGATTGCCAAATGGCAGCTGGTTGGCTTTATCCACGGGGTGATGAACACTGATAACATGACCATTAGCGGAGAAACCATCGATTACGGTCCTTGCGCCTTTATGGATGCTTATGATCCGGCAACGGTATTCAGTTCCATTGACCGTCATGGTCGCTATGCTTATGGCAATCAGCCGCATATTGGTGTTTGGAATCTTGCACGATTTGCGGAAACCTTATTGCCATTGCTGCATGCTGATCAGGATGAGGCTATCAAACTGGCCGAGGATGCCCTTTCAAATTTTGCTGAGTTGTATCAGCGTAATTGGCTTTCAGGAATGAGAGCAAAGCTGGGGATATTTAATGAAGAGACGCAGGATGAATCCTTGATTGAAGACCTGCTTAGTATGATGCAGAAGTATCGTGCGGACTATACGAATACCTTCCGTGCTTTAACTTTTGATAAGCTGGAGGATGCGGTCTTGTTTGGTACTCCGGAATTTGTTCAGTGGCATGAGAAGTGGCAGGCGCGACTAGGCAGGCAGGAGGAATCAAAAGCTTCTTCGCATGAGCTGATGCGGAACAGCAATCCGGCACTTATTCCGCGGAACCATCGCGTAGAAGCTGCATTAGAGGCGGCAGTGAAACAAGGGGACTACAGTGTAATGGAGCGGCTTCTTGCGGTTCTGTCTAACCCCTACGCGCATTCTCCTGAACAGGCTGAGTACGCTACACTGCCTGAGCCATCAGATCGTCCGTACCGAACCTTTTGCGGTACCTGA
- a CDS encoding PEP/pyruvate-binding domain-containing protein, whose product MKFAYSFREATENERTIAGGKGASLCRMYQAGIRVPDGFVILATAFEDGNVKQEAKADILKCLDSLPDVLFAVRSSALSEDSTKTSFAGEFESVLDVKKVDVFSAVSQVAASAKSRRVSEYSRAHGVDEDHKIAVVVQIMIKAKISGVLFSADPITGSHVNMVGNQVFGAGEQLVSGENNAYPFTISRVGAKYQGDKSFAVFAKAMHRTVEKLESIFGCMLDIEWVVDDKLYIVQARPITTLQTIDYDTYEINQSLDTDALWTSNNVGEAVPDVMSPFTWSMLHEMDMECQKVPGYYMFGNICGRTYTNISIVISMLKAIGYSSAKSQELIADIFGHIPSGLEVPIYPFGRFEIIMETVARSKKSLKRMRDSKKQKAYYLERTPVWYVETLESIEKAATKEELFNLWVSDVRPFLSALWNIWFGGAGSLTLSTLRNRLVKMVGEEQANLLCSNFSGGNPLVSMQPLLGIEQVVSGKLDREKYLELYGHRSPHEFEVYYPYPADDPDYVDKQIREYKKTGINPAELLKKQTEVFEKAKKEFIREYPAKQKWLEKKLAKVSQDANTRESLRNEFVKVFRVMRHLLLKIGAVTGVGDDIFMMYCFEVPKFLQGDCGMLDQLPVRRTNFEKYQELPPFPMFIRGRFNPEEWLASNDRRQDYYDSNAQKLVSGENSIKGFAGAPGTVEGKVHILRNFDEADEFQKGEILVTTVTNIGWTPMFPKAAAIVTDIGAPLSHAAIVARELGIPAVVGCGNATTVLENGDLVLVNGSLGTVTKK is encoded by the coding sequence ATGAAATTTGCATACAGCTTTCGTGAAGCCACAGAAAATGAACGTACCATTGCCGGCGGAAAAGGCGCATCCCTATGCCGGATGTATCAGGCGGGAATCAGGGTTCCTGACGGATTTGTAATTTTGGCTACAGCATTTGAGGATGGTAATGTGAAACAGGAGGCAAAGGCTGATATCCTTAAATGTCTGGATTCACTGCCTGACGTTTTATTCGCAGTCCGCTCCTCCGCGCTTTCTGAGGACAGTACAAAAACTTCCTTCGCAGGCGAATTTGAGTCGGTTCTTGACGTAAAAAAGGTCGATGTGTTCAGCGCAGTATCACAGGTTGCCGCCTCAGCAAAGTCTCGGCGTGTGAGCGAATACAGCAGAGCGCACGGCGTTGACGAAGACCATAAAATCGCAGTTGTGGTACAGATCATGATAAAAGCAAAGATTTCGGGCGTACTATTTTCTGCCGACCCGATCACTGGCAGTCATGTCAACATGGTGGGCAATCAGGTTTTTGGCGCAGGCGAACAGCTGGTATCAGGCGAAAACAACGCATACCCTTTTACCATTTCAAGAGTAGGAGCAAAATATCAAGGCGACAAGAGCTTTGCCGTCTTTGCAAAAGCCATGCATCGTACGGTGGAAAAGCTGGAGAGTATTTTTGGCTGTATGCTGGACATTGAATGGGTTGTTGATGATAAGCTGTACATTGTTCAGGCGAGACCGATTACTACATTGCAGACCATTGATTACGATACTTACGAAATTAATCAAAGCCTTGACACCGATGCGCTTTGGACCAGCAATAATGTTGGTGAGGCGGTGCCGGACGTGATGAGTCCGTTTACATGGAGTATGCTGCACGAAATGGACATGGAGTGTCAAAAGGTGCCGGGGTATTATATGTTCGGGAACATTTGTGGGCGGACATATACCAATATCAGCATTGTAATCTCTATGCTTAAAGCGATAGGCTACAGTTCTGCTAAATCACAAGAACTAATTGCAGATATATTTGGGCATATTCCAAGCGGTCTGGAGGTGCCCATCTACCCCTTTGGGCGGTTTGAGATTATTATGGAGACTGTAGCGAGGTCAAAAAAGAGTCTAAAACGTATGAGGGACTCAAAAAAGCAAAAAGCGTACTATTTAGAACGCACGCCGGTATGGTATGTGGAAACACTTGAATCCATAGAAAAAGCCGCCACAAAAGAGGAGCTTTTTAACTTGTGGGTGTCGGATGTACGTCCATTTCTGTCCGCCCTGTGGAATATTTGGTTTGGGGGCGCAGGAAGTTTAACCTTGTCAACCTTGCGGAATAGGCTTGTAAAAATGGTCGGCGAGGAACAGGCAAACCTGCTTTGTTCCAACTTCAGCGGGGGAAATCCGCTGGTAAGTATGCAGCCCCTGCTGGGTATAGAACAAGTAGTTAGCGGAAAGCTTGACCGGGAAAAATATTTGGAACTGTATGGGCATCGTAGCCCTCATGAGTTTGAAGTCTATTACCCTTATCCTGCCGATGACCCGGATTATGTGGACAAGCAAATAAGAGAGTACAAGAAAACCGGTATCAATCCGGCGGAGCTTTTGAAAAAACAAACTGAAGTGTTCGAGAAGGCTAAGAAGGAATTTATTAGAGAATATCCCGCCAAACAAAAATGGCTGGAGAAAAAGCTTGCAAAGGTCTCACAGGACGCAAACACCCGTGAGTCGCTGAGAAATGAATTTGTTAAGGTGTTCAGGGTAATGCGGCATCTGCTTCTGAAAATCGGCGCGGTTACAGGAGTAGGCGACGATATCTTTATGATGTACTGCTTTGAAGTGCCGAAATTTTTGCAGGGTGATTGCGGCATGCTGGATCAGCTGCCCGTCAGACGAACCAACTTTGAAAAGTATCAAGAACTGCCGCCATTTCCAATGTTTATCAGGGGCAGGTTTAATCCAGAAGAATGGCTGGCTTCCAATGACAGACGGCAGGATTACTATGATAGTAATGCTCAAAAGCTTGTCTCAGGCGAAAACTCAATAAAAGGTTTTGCTGGAGCGCCTGGAACAGTTGAAGGCAAGGTTCATATCCTGCGTAATTTTGATGAAGCCGATGAGTTCCAAAAGGGAGAAATACTTGTTACTACTGTAACGAATATTGGTTGGACGCCCATGTTCCCAAAGGCGGCGGCAATAGTCACCGACATCGGAGCACCTTTATCACACGCAGCAATCGTTGCCCGCGAGCTTGGTATTCCGGCTGTTGTTGGCTGTGGAAATGCCACAACTGTGCTGGAAAACGGTGATTTGGTTTTGGTAAATGGAAGTCTGGGTACAGTTACTAAGAAATGA
- a CDS encoding MerR family transcriptional regulator translates to MKNRFSIGQMSQLHNIPIKTLRYYDEIGLFTPAEIDPNSRYRYYSTEQFEQLNTINYLKTLGVSLKEIKTLLDRREIDHFLQLLKQQKEITENKIRELERVRDRFENRIAEIEKARTISERGIVQIRELPERKIVRLQEKICSEHQLELSLRKLENMTGQNSSIFIGKVGLTVSSHHLKKGEFTKYNSIFLVVEEEGTHDEFVSTLPEGEYACVYYNGDHSASPAYYARMLDYIGEQGYDISGDSVERTIIDQFISRHKEDYLTEIQIPVKKLTLQQLEGSR, encoded by the coding sequence ATGAAAAATCGGTTTTCCATCGGGCAGATGTCGCAGCTACATAACATTCCGATTAAAACGCTTCGTTACTACGATGAGATCGGATTATTTACACCGGCAGAAATTGATCCAAACAGTCGATACCGCTACTATTCCACAGAGCAGTTCGAGCAATTAAACACGATAAACTATTTAAAAACGCTCGGAGTTTCATTAAAAGAAATCAAAACCCTACTAGATCGACGAGAAATCGATCACTTCCTTCAGCTATTAAAACAGCAGAAGGAAATAACAGAAAACAAAATCAGAGAATTGGAACGCGTACGAGATCGATTTGAAAATAGAATTGCAGAAATAGAGAAAGCAAGAACGATCAGTGAGCGAGGAATTGTCCAGATACGAGAGCTTCCGGAAAGAAAGATTGTACGTTTGCAGGAAAAAATCTGCTCGGAACATCAGCTCGAGTTATCGCTGCGGAAGCTAGAGAACATGACCGGGCAGAATTCCTCGATATTCATAGGAAAAGTAGGGCTTACCGTATCCAGTCATCATCTCAAAAAAGGAGAGTTTACGAAATACAATTCGATCTTTCTTGTAGTAGAAGAAGAAGGAACGCATGATGAATTCGTAAGCACGCTGCCAGAAGGGGAATACGCCTGTGTATATTATAACGGGGATCACAGTGCTTCTCCTGCGTATTATGCGAGGATGCTTGATTATATCGGGGAACAGGGGTATGACATAAGCGGAGACTCTGTGGAAAGAACGATTATTGATCAGTTTATCTCCCGACATAAAGAGGACTATCTCACAGAGATACAAATTCCGGTAAAGAAGTTGACTCTCCAGCAACTGGAGGGTTCAAGATAA